The genomic stretch GGAGAAACCGTCGGTGTTTTCAACAAATGTTCATCTGAAAGGTCTTCTTCACTGGCTTTTGGCTCTGATCATCCATTATCTCTGATTCGGCATGGAAGCGGCTACTGGAAGTATATACAGAGAGAAAATGGGAAAATGACGTTTTTAACACAGTACCAATACAAAACAGCCTACGGACTGCTGGGAAGATGGATTGATCGTTTATTATTTCGGCCGCTGCTTGGCTGGGCGACTGCCTGGAGCTTTGATGCATTAAGGCTTTGGGTAGAGCAAAATAAACATCCGAAGCGCTTCATTCGATCTGCTATCATCTATGTGTTCATGTGTCTGTTTTTCAGCCTGTTTTGGTTCTATCAAGGCTTTGCAGGTGTTAAGACAAGCATATTGACAGGAACAGCGGAGATAGGCTTAGCTATTT from Bacillus subtilis subsp. subtilis str. 168 encodes the following:
- the yndG gene encoding hypothetical protein (Evidence 4: Unknown function but conserved in other organisms; PubMedId: 11737947, 22333191, 27435445) translates to MRQKPIYVEIEMKSDLDTLWEYTQNPSLHKEWDLRFSNITYLNSQPCEKQKFLYETRVGFGLKVSGTGETVGVFNKCSSERSSSLAFGSDHPLSLIRHGSGYWKYIQRENGKMTFLTQYQYKTAYGLLGRWIDRLLFRPLLGWATAWSFDALRLWVEQNKHPKRFIRSAIIYVFMCLFFSLFWFYQGFAGVKTSILTGTAEIGLAILWLLPLKRKWIIHGVQACIFAGFACLGSEIFMWVLLSVFSAASGALSLQLPSARRTKRKRKK